A part of Helicobacter ibis genomic DNA contains:
- the hemH gene encoding ferrochelatase, giving the protein MENNKQAVVLLNMGGVNSLSEVSVFLKNMFCDPYILPIKSNFIRSMVANFIVNKRLEEAKENYKKIGGKSPLVEHTFKLTKTLESLDSSYFYTYAMRYTPPFAPMVVKELQTKGIEEIVLFSMYPHFSYTTIASSYDDFIKALKSANYNPKITYIKHYYDFEPYNKCIVSSIKNTLKNDNSKEFHLIFSAHSLPQRNIKLGDPYKDEIEKNVEILKEMLRANNLEFASIKIAYQSKIGPIKWLEPNLSDIIPKYKDKKLLIYPISFTIDNSETDYELKIEYKNLAQESELLEYRVADCFNFGEEFAKCILELIRSKV; this is encoded by the coding sequence GTGGAAAATAACAAACAAGCAGTTGTATTATTGAATATGGGTGGAGTAAATTCACTCTCTGAAGTATCCGTGTTTTTAAAAAACATGTTTTGTGATCCTTATATATTGCCTATAAAGAGTAATTTTATAAGATCAATGGTTGCTAATTTTATAGTTAATAAGAGACTTGAAGAAGCAAAAGAAAATTACAAAAAAATAGGTGGTAAATCCCCGCTTGTTGAGCATACTTTTAAGCTTACTAAAACTTTGGAATCTTTAGATTCGAGCTATTTTTATACATATGCTATGAGATATACACCACCATTTGCACCTATGGTTGTAAAGGAACTGCAAACAAAGGGTATAGAAGAAATAGTGCTATTTAGCATGTATCCTCATTTTAGTTACACTACAATTGCTAGTTCTTATGATGATTTTATAAAAGCACTAAAAAGTGCAAATTATAATCCAAAAATAACCTATATTAAGCATTATTATGATTTTGAGCCTTATAATAAATGCATTGTATCTAGCATTAAAAATACTCTAAAGAATGATAATTCGAAAGAATTTCATCTTATTTTCTCAGCCCATTCGCTACCGCAGAGAAATATAAAGTTAGGAGATCCATATAAAGATGAAATAGAAAAAAATGTAGAAATTCTAAAAGAAATGTTACGAGCAAATAATTTGGAATTTGCAAGTATTAAAATTGCCTATCAGTCAAAAATAGGACCAATTAAATGGCTAGAACCAAATTTGAGTGATATTATTCCAAAATATAAAGATAAAAAATTACTTATCTATCCTATCTCATTTACAATTGATAATTCTGAAACAGATTATGAGTTAAAAATAGAATATAAAAATCTTGCACAAGAATCTGAATTACTGGAGTATAGGGTTGCTGATTGTTTTAATTTTGGAGAAGAGTTTGCAAAATGTATTTTAGAACTAATAAGGAGCAAGGTATGA
- a CDS encoding acyltransferase, whose product MSINSYVDVNNNKIYGDLSLNQNVNIQCVYPVSAGGGANIAFFAGKSSNVKIEFHGANSLVFIGDNVVFHGEVKLRLVSDSVVYIGDNTTIVDGRIDAYETKNVFIGNDCMFSNDVLLTTTDSHGIYNYENNRVNHAKSIYVGDHCWLGMYAKCLKGSKIHSGSVLGACSLLTKKIYSNQIWAGNPTKMVKNDSYWQRDLHVNTNVWTRETIKNYKPNFSDDFKYSFSAESFLDFDFIEASLDKLETAQSKLEFLYNAVYCNNDKNRFALFEDSKPISKAKKIQNKFSKLDILEPLSINYS is encoded by the coding sequence ATGAGCATAAATTCTTATGTTGATGTAAATAATAATAAAATATATGGTGATTTATCTTTAAATCAAAATGTAAATATCCAATGTGTTTATCCAGTCTCTGCGGGGGGGGGGGCGAATATTGCCTTTTTTGCTGGAAAGAGTTCTAATGTAAAGATAGAGTTTCATGGTGCAAATTCTTTGGTCTTTATTGGTGATAATGTTGTCTTTCATGGCGAGGTGAAACTAAGGCTTGTATCTGATAGTGTGGTATATATAGGAGATAATACAACAATAGTTGATGGCAGAATCGATGCTTATGAGACAAAAAATGTATTTATAGGTAATGATTGTATGTTTTCTAATGATGTCTTACTTACCACTACTGATAGTCATGGAATCTATAACTATGAGAATAATAGAGTAAATCATGCAAAGAGTATTTATGTTGGAGATCATTGTTGGCTTGGAATGTATGCTAAATGTCTAAAAGGTTCTAAGATTCATTCTGGTAGTGTCCTTGGTGCTTGCAGTCTTTTGACAAAGAAAATTTATTCAAACCAAATATGGGCTGGAAATCCCACAAAAATGGTAAAAAATGATAGCTATTGGCAAAGAGATTTACATGTAAATACAAATGTATGGACAAGGGAGACTATAAAAAATTATAAGCCAAATTTTAGTGATGATTTTAAATATAGCTTTAGTGCAGAATCTTTTTTGGATTTTGATTTTATAGAGGCTTCTTTAGACAAGCTAGAGACTGCACAAAGCAAGTTAGAATTTTTATATAATGCAGTTTATTGCAATAATGATAAAAATAGATTTGCTCTTTTTGAAGATTCAAAGCCAATCTCTAAAGCTAAAAAAATACAAAACAAATTTAGCAAACTAGACATACTAGAGCCACTATCCATTAACTATTCGTAA